Within the Armatimonadota bacterium genome, the region TGATGAGTCTGGTAGGTTCCCGCGCTCGTATGCATATAACGGAACCATCTTTTTCAGCGGCGGCACAGCGGTCACTTCGGGGATATCCACCGGCAAGTTCAAGTCTCCGGCGGGCACGATTCTCATCGTGGAATCGCGGTATCCTTTCGCGGACATGCCTGCCTACGGTGGCTATTCGCCGGACTGGATCATCAACAACAAGAAGTGGTGCACACTGTTGAATCAGAATCAGGGCGCTATCCAGACGCACAGCAGCGGAATGAGCAACTTCATCTTTGCGGACACCCACGTTCAGGCGTACCGGCTGGTGCAAACGTATGTCCCTGTCAATAAATGGGAACTGAACCCCGGGGATAATCAGGCTGCCTACAACACCCTCGCGCAACCGGCCAAGCTCATCCCGGAATACCAGTAGGGAAAGGTTCACCGATCGACCAGTACGGAAGCCCAACAATGCCCACACCACCACCAAGCTCCGCTTCGTTCGCTTCAAACTACGGCC harbors:
- a CDS encoding prepilin-type N-terminal cleavage/methylation domain-containing protein; the encoded protein is MERKSSRAFTLIELLVVIAIIAILAAILFPVFAKARERAKQTSCLSNMKQIGIALVSYASDNDEVYPAERFADGRIWKDAIQSGIKSTDVWACPSNQHIWDYGTDFPKKGDESGRFPRSYAYNGTIFFSGGTAVTSGISTGKFKSPAGTILIVESRYPFADMPAYGGYSPDWIINNKKWCTLLNQNQGAIQTHSSGMSNFIFADTHVQAYRLVQTYVPVNKWELNPGDNQAAYNTLAQPAKLIPEYQ